The Candidatus Omnitrophota bacterium genome includes a window with the following:
- a CDS encoding Cache 3/Cache 2 fusion domain-containing protein — protein sequence MFNVLKNRNLNVKVSLLGAGSALITAISLVLLAVWQSGQYSRLAQTEVDQLIRADLDHITQGIYNLVKIGDETVQERVNYNLNVARLLLSNAGGISLSQEEAAWTAVNQFTDERIDIRLPKMSIGGQWLGQNSDPNVKTAVVDEVMHLVGETCTIFQRMNEKGDMLRVATTVRNASNERAIGTYIPAINPDGAPNPVIASVLRGETYRGRAFVVNAWHLTAYEPIYTEAGVLLGMLYVGVEQESVVSRIRQTILQTKIGKTGYVYVLGGKGRERGLYIISQSGKRDGEDIWDSKDSDGNYMVRAIIHTAIVLQPGELGAERYRWQNPGEPAPRWKIARLAYYEPWDWVIGTSVYEDEMEYYYSVLSHGRMRMTRIMSMAGLAITLIIIAIGILIAWTIVRPIRQIKNSVETIIRGDLDQTFEIQSHDEIGALAQTFNLMTNRLKQTLDGLRQSEEKYRHIFENSLEGLFQTSLEGHFLNASPAMAQILGYDSPEEIIETVTDIRNQVYVDPEERDRLLSLLLDEGVIRGREIQYCCKDKKKIWVSLSARIVRGEYGQPSFIQGFVIDITERKRLEEQLLQSQKMDAVGQLAGGIAHDFNNLLTIISGYSELVFNKLAQNDPLRDKLKEIINAAERASSLTKQLLVFSRKQVFQPVIVNLNELILNMEKMLRRLIGEHIELTASLSRESGCLKADPTQIEQIVMNLAINARDAMPSGGKLTIETANADLDDTFCSTHAEVQTGSYVMLSISDNGCGMDKETLSQIFNPFFTTKEKGKGTGLGLSTVYGIVKQSSGHIFAYSEPKCGTTFKIYFPRLDERASPHPMKLMGEETLRGDETVLLVEDEEAVRNTVSEILADSGYAVLPARNGQEALELCKTRQDDIQLLITDVVMPDMSGVETSQRLSQMRPDIKILFMSGYTDNAILRHGILDESVAFIQKPFTPDNLLRKVREVLTK from the coding sequence ATGTTCAATGTATTGAAAAATCGAAACCTGAATGTAAAGGTGTCTCTGCTGGGAGCCGGCAGCGCGCTGATTACGGCCATTTCACTGGTGCTGTTGGCGGTTTGGCAAAGCGGACAATACAGTCGGCTGGCTCAAACCGAAGTGGACCAATTGATTCGCGCCGATTTGGACCATATCACTCAAGGGATTTACAACTTAGTCAAGATCGGCGATGAAACCGTGCAAGAGCGCGTCAACTACAATCTCAATGTGGCGCGGCTCCTTCTCTCCAACGCGGGCGGAATAAGTTTGTCGCAAGAAGAAGCCGCTTGGACCGCCGTAAACCAGTTCACCGATGAACGCATCGATATTCGATTGCCCAAGATGTCGATAGGCGGCCAATGGCTCGGCCAAAATAGCGATCCGAACGTTAAGACCGCCGTGGTGGACGAAGTGATGCACTTGGTCGGCGAAACCTGCACGATCTTTCAGAGAATGAACGAAAAGGGCGATATGCTCCGCGTGGCGACGACCGTGCGGAACGCCAGCAACGAACGCGCTATTGGAACTTACATTCCCGCCATCAATCCGGACGGCGCTCCCAATCCCGTTATCGCTTCGGTATTGAGAGGCGAAACGTACCGCGGGAGAGCTTTTGTCGTCAATGCGTGGCATCTCACCGCTTATGAGCCGATCTATACCGAGGCGGGCGTCCTCTTGGGCATGTTGTATGTCGGCGTCGAACAGGAGAGCGTCGTCTCGCGGATTCGCCAAACCATCCTGCAAACCAAAATCGGCAAAACGGGTTACGTCTACGTTTTGGGCGGCAAAGGCCGCGAACGGGGCCTTTACATCATTTCCCAAAGCGGCAAGCGCGACGGCGAGGATATTTGGGACAGCAAGGATAGCGACGGCAATTATATGGTCCGAGCGATCATCCATACGGCGATCGTCCTGCAACCCGGCGAACTGGGCGCCGAACGCTACCGCTGGCAAAATCCGGGCGAACCGGCGCCCCGCTGGAAAATCGCCCGGCTGGCTTACTACGAGCCTTGGGATTGGGTTATCGGAACCAGCGTTTACGAAGACGAAATGGAATATTATTACTCGGTGCTAAGCCACGGCAGGATGCGAATGACTCGAATCATGAGTATGGCGGGTTTGGCGATTACGCTTATTATCATAGCCATCGGCATACTCATCGCCTGGACGATCGTCCGCCCCATCCGGCAAATCAAGAATTCGGTGGAGACCATTATACGCGGCGACTTGGATCAGACTTTCGAAATCCAATCCCATGACGAGATCGGCGCATTAGCCCAAACCTTCAATCTCATGACCAATCGTTTGAAACAAACGTTGGATGGATTGCGCCAAAGCGAAGAAAAATACCGGCATATCTTCGAGAACTCGTTGGAAGGACTCTTTCAAACCTCCTTAGAAGGACATTTTTTGAATGCCAGTCCGGCGATGGCGCAAATATTAGGATACGATTCTCCGGAAGAAATCATCGAGACGGTGACCGATATTCGGAATCAAGTCTATGTCGATCCCGAGGAACGCGATCGACTCCTATCCCTTCTTCTTGACGAGGGAGTGATTCGAGGACGGGAAATCCAATATTGCTGCAAAGACAAAAAGAAGATTTGGGTTTCTCTCAGCGCCCGCATTGTTCGCGGCGAATATGGCCAGCCGTCATTCATACAGGGCTTCGTGATCGACATTACCGAACGAAAGCGGTTGGAAGAACAGCTGCTGCAATCGCAAAAAATGGATGCGGTAGGACAACTGGCGGGCGGCATCGCGCACGACTTCAACAATCTATTAACCATTATTTCCGGCTATAGCGAACTCGTATTCAACAAACTGGCGCAAAACGATCCCTTGCGAGACAAACTCAAAGAAATCATCAACGCCGCGGAACGAGCCTCTTCTCTGACGAAACAACTATTGGTTTTCAGCCGCAAGCAAGTGTTTCAGCCTGTCATTGTCAATCTCAACGAATTGATCCTCAATATGGAGAAAATGCTGCGGCGATTGATTGGAGAACATATCGAACTGACCGCTTCCCTTTCCCGGGAGAGCGGCTGCCTCAAAGCCGATCCCACTCAAATCGAACAGATCGTTATGAATCTCGCCATTAATGCTCGAGACGCCATGCCCTCAGGGGGAAAGCTGACGATCGAAACCGCGAATGCGGATTTGGACGATACGTTTTGCTCGACTCATGCCGAGGTGCAAACGGGATCTTACGTTATGTTGTCTATAAGCGACAATGGCTGCGGCATGGACAAAGAAACATTGTCGCAAATTTTCAATCCGTTTTTTACGACAAAGGAAAAAGGGAAAGGGACGGGTCTCGGCTTATCGACTGTTTATGGAATCGTAAAACAATCCAGTGGGCATATCTTCGCTTATAGCGAACCGAAATGCGGCACGACGTTTAAAATCTATTTCCCCCGATTGGACGAAAGGGCGAGTCCGCATCCCATGAAATTAATGGGGGAAGAAACGCTGCGCGGCGACGAAACGGTGTTGCTCGTGGAAGATGAAGAAGCCGTGAGAAATACGGTATCTGAAATATTGGCGGATTCGGGCTACGCCGTACTTCCAGCGAGAAATGGCCAAGAGGCTTTGGAACTATGCAAAACGCGCCAAGATGATATCCAATTGCTGATTACCGACGTCGTGATGCCCGATATGAGCGGCGTGGAGACGTCGCAACGTTTAAGCCAAATGCGGCCGGACATCAAAATTCTCTTTATGTCCGGCTATACCGATAACGCCATTTTGCGTCACGGCATTTTAGACGAGAGCGTCGCTTTTATCCAAAAACCATTTACGCCGGATAACCTCTTGAGAAAAGTGCGCGAGGTTTTGACGAAATAA
- a CDS encoding flagellar FlbD family protein encodes MMLGPIDQQRLNDIRRKLEIVYAAPIAEQEIRRFLPGVLYRRNGLIHLTKLNDTPFVLNAELIETIEATPDSIITLVNGRKYLARESVEEIRRRCLEYKREIHSYAKNP; translated from the coding sequence ATGATGCTTGGACCTATCGACCAGCAACGGTTGAACGATATTCGCCGCAAACTGGAAATAGTGTACGCAGCCCCCATCGCGGAACAAGAGATTCGCCGTTTCCTCCCCGGCGTACTTTATAGGAGAAATGGCTTGATTCATCTCACCAAACTAAACGATACGCCGTTCGTCTTGAATGCGGAGTTGATCGAAACCATCGAAGCGACGCCGGACTCCATTATAACGTTGGTCAACGGACGCAAATACCTCGCTCGCGAATCGGTGGAAGAAATCCGCAGGCGATGCCTTGAATATAAACGGGAAATCCATTCGTATGCGAAGAATCCATAA
- a CDS encoding flagellar motor protein MotB produces MPRKQEKASGGAPEWMCTFSDMMSLLLCFFVLLFAMSSTEKMKMIQASGSLRAAFGGLPAPYLVENIPDMKQKPELSRPPQTERKQFYGKDELLREEEHKFRSRNLQEVIQVTGTEQGITFRLSGDLTFEKGSSELTAAGILALLFITDELNQFPKNPVKIVGHTDASPHRGDPNRNWTLAADRAYAVMEYITKIGTRWGRVAQDRCTYESFGQYAPLPDVNPNTVIGMTLNRRVEITLIQTDEGNGTFYTDSWIKNPRTPLMNPDNMPQAKGE; encoded by the coding sequence ATGCCGAGGAAACAAGAAAAAGCCTCCGGGGGCGCGCCGGAGTGGATGTGCACGTTTTCGGATATGATGTCCTTATTATTGTGTTTTTTCGTTTTGCTCTTTGCGATGTCCTCCACGGAAAAGATGAAAATGATCCAGGCTTCTGGTTCCTTGCGAGCCGCCTTCGGTGGACTTCCGGCGCCTTATTTGGTGGAAAACATTCCCGACATGAAGCAAAAACCGGAACTATCGCGTCCACCGCAGACGGAACGAAAGCAATTTTACGGCAAAGACGAATTGTTGAGGGAGGAAGAACATAAATTCCGATCTCGCAATTTGCAGGAAGTGATTCAGGTTACCGGCACGGAACAAGGCATCACTTTCCGGCTTTCGGGTGACCTGACGTTCGAAAAAGGCAGTTCGGAACTGACGGCCGCCGGTATCCTCGCCCTGCTTTTCATTACGGACGAATTGAATCAATTTCCCAAAAATCCCGTAAAAATCGTGGGCCACACCGACGCCTCTCCCCATCGCGGCGATCCTAATCGCAATTGGACGCTGGCGGCGGACCGGGCATACGCCGTGATGGAATACATTACGAAAATTGGCACCCGCTGGGGGCGCGTTGCTCAAGACCGCTGCACTTACGAATCCTTCGGACAATACGCTCCTTTGCCTGACGTGAATCCCAATACGGTGATAGGCATGACGCTTAACCGCAGAGTTGAAATCACGTTGATCCAAACCGATGAAGGAAATGGAACCTTCTACACCGATTCTTGGATTAAAAATCCCCGGACGCCGCTGATGAATCCCGACAATATGCCGCAGGCGAAAGGCGAATAA
- a CDS encoding flagellar motor protein MotB has product MVERKNKEEAAGGAPEWMCTFSDMMSLLLCFFVLLFAMSTVEKQKFAQTIGSIQGALGRIPNMFNNSFVKPITIKPQIAKPVQRTKTVQRAKEAIAKKARSRLVADEASKEIIVEGVDEGLRFSIAGRILFDEGVAYLKPEAKEILLKLAEILNDFPTLHIRVEGHTNSIPLNSPFLNNWRLAQARAYETMLFLKNEGNADQSMERGQSRVSFMSCGEFRPRFPNDTVENRALNRRVEIVLMQGDQSEIVSGAIEGDEERHEEADKKDFVPIAPQ; this is encoded by the coding sequence ATGGTCGAAAGAAAAAATAAAGAAGAAGCGGCCGGGGGAGCGCCGGAGTGGATGTGCACCTTCTCCGATATGATGTCGTTATTGCTTTGCTTTTTCGTGCTCCTTTTTGCGATGTCTACCGTCGAGAAACAAAAATTCGCTCAAACGATCGGATCGATCCAAGGCGCATTGGGCCGCATTCCGAACATGTTCAATAATTCTTTTGTGAAACCCATAACCATCAAACCGCAAATCGCAAAGCCGGTGCAGCGGACGAAAACCGTGCAACGGGCGAAAGAAGCCATCGCCAAGAAGGCCCGCTCGCGGTTGGTGGCCGATGAAGCGTCCAAGGAAATCATCGTCGAAGGAGTGGACGAAGGTCTCCGCTTCTCCATCGCCGGAAGGATTCTATTCGACGAGGGCGTGGCCTACCTTAAGCCGGAAGCGAAGGAGATTCTATTGAAACTCGCGGAAATTCTCAACGATTTTCCCACGCTTCATATCCGCGTAGAAGGACATACGAATTCGATTCCCCTCAATTCGCCCTTTTTGAATAATTGGAGATTGGCGCAGGCGAGAGCGTATGAGACAATGCTGTTCTTGAAAAACGAGGGAAATGCGGATCAAAGCATGGAAAGGGGACAATCCCGCGTGAGTTTCATGTCCTGCGGCGAGTTCCGTCCCCGTTTTCCCAACGATACCGTAGAAAATCGCGCACTCAACCGGCGGGTGGAAATCGTACTGATGCAAGGGGATCAATCGGAAATTGTTTCCGGCGCCATCGAAGGCGATGAGGAAAGACACGAAGAAGCCGATAAAAAAGATTTCGTCCCCATCGCGCCGCAGTAA
- a CDS encoding 6-hydroxymethylpterin diphosphokinase MptE-like protein, producing MKRSIFEENLAALEIHSPETARLMRECSMEGLPIELIPTKTQAASARFLPPGTDKPVLLHSAYDPMREAVRWVESIEIAEPTNAVALGAGMGYHLLALHLRHSGNLRYIVVIERDPRLLRLAFSSINLTRIIAHPGTIWIAGEEPKKIPERLQETRTDMILHNCKILPHDPSLKCFADYYAQAREAILDALTYDEINLRTTFESQGRNQFNVYMNVPAVFRGYALKDCEGMLKGYPAIVSAAGPSLDNNIRLLHGIGDRAPLLIVDTAQNTFKKHGLRADMVAAADPTPLNFSHFEKIDSLGDAFLAFHPEVNRQIPSKFLHHPYLLPLFDRDSTFLDFLFDVQNHYGVVTRAMNVGHIAFNLARHLGCAPIVLVGFDYAFPKHGGATHAADAAVSRSVDKMEEDGTVRIGGKEGKAMAESGTMMLVPGYYGDSVPTTVPFQQYIKALEKDIAECDFDVIDATEGGAYFEGSIRMTLSEAMEKTLRKPGVKKIFDDFRQKKRHPDLDRILGRLQDCQDHLVKNRSHCDVMKKQLVEWAALLQQGGFDAQEAKRRWEKFDKVWIEMASDPYIDGCLGTTVQPLYFRRQRATRPKDGTPIAFLQCMYEKYDPIVRDMDALLGNFAHCIDLTRAALQALEKERRI from the coding sequence TTGAAACGATCAATTTTTGAAGAAAATTTGGCGGCGTTGGAAATCCATTCTCCGGAAACGGCTCGCCTGATGCGGGAATGCTCGATGGAAGGGCTTCCCATTGAATTGATTCCCACGAAAACGCAGGCGGCGTCGGCCCGTTTTCTTCCGCCCGGAACGGATAAGCCGGTGTTGCTGCATAGCGCTTACGATCCCATGCGCGAAGCCGTTCGTTGGGTGGAGAGCATAGAGATCGCCGAACCTACGAACGCCGTCGCGTTGGGCGCGGGCATGGGCTACCATCTCCTGGCGCTGCACCTGAGGCATAGCGGAAACCTGCGCTATATCGTCGTGATCGAACGCGATCCGCGCCTTCTGCGGCTGGCTTTCAGTTCGATCAATCTCACCCGGATCATCGCCCATCCCGGAACGATTTGGATCGCGGGGGAAGAACCGAAAAAGATTCCCGAACGCCTGCAGGAAACGCGCACGGACATGATTTTGCATAATTGCAAAATCCTGCCCCACGATCCCTCTTTGAAATGCTTCGCCGATTATTACGCCCAAGCGCGGGAAGCGATTCTCGACGCTTTGACTTACGACGAAATCAACTTGCGTACGACCTTCGAAAGCCAGGGACGCAATCAATTCAACGTCTACATGAACGTCCCCGCCGTCTTTCGCGGCTACGCCTTGAAGGACTGCGAAGGAATGTTGAAGGGCTATCCCGCCATCGTGTCGGCGGCGGGACCGTCGCTGGATAACAACATCCGCCTGCTGCATGGCATCGGCGACCGGGCGCCTTTGCTGATCGTGGATACGGCGCAAAACACCTTCAAGAAGCATGGCCTGCGAGCGGACATGGTGGCCGCCGCCGATCCCACTCCATTGAACTTCAGCCATTTCGAAAAGATCGACAGCCTGGGCGATGCGTTCTTGGCCTTTCACCCCGAAGTCAACCGGCAAATCCCTTCTAAATTTCTCCATCATCCCTACCTTCTGCCGCTTTTCGATCGCGATTCCACGTTCCTCGATTTTCTGTTCGATGTGCAAAACCATTACGGCGTCGTAACGCGAGCGATGAACGTCGGACATATCGCCTTCAACCTAGCGCGCCATCTCGGTTGCGCCCCCATCGTGCTCGTAGGCTTCGATTACGCCTTCCCCAAGCATGGCGGCGCCACACATGCGGCGGATGCGGCGGTTTCTCGAAGCGTAGACAAGATGGAAGAAGACGGTACGGTGCGCATCGGCGGCAAGGAAGGCAAGGCGATGGCGGAATCGGGAACCATGATGTTGGTTCCGGGCTATTACGGCGACAGCGTCCCCACTACCGTTCCGTTTCAGCAATATATAAAAGCGCTGGAAAAGGATATCGCCGAATGCGATTTCGACGTGATCGACGCCACGGAAGGCGGCGCATATTTTGAAGGCTCCATCCGGATGACCTTAAGCGAGGCGATGGAAAAGACGCTGCGAAAGCCGGGCGTAAAAAAGATTTTCGACGATTTCCGGCAAAAGAAAAGACATCCCGATTTGGATCGAATTCTTGGCAGACTGCAAGACTGCCAAGACCATCTCGTCAAGAACCGCTCGCATTGCGACGTTATGAAAAAACAATTGGTAGAATGGGCCGCATTGCTGCAACAAGGCGGTTTTGACGCGCAAGAAGCGAAGCGGCGTTGGGAGAAATTCGATAAGGTTTGGATAGAGATGGCGAGCGATCCCTACATTGACGGCTGTTTAGGAACAACCGTTCAGCCGCTCTATTTCCGCCGCCAGCGCGCCACCCGCCCCAAAGACGGAACTCCCATCGCCTTCTTGCAATGCATGTACGAGAAATACGATCCCATCGTCCGCGACATGGACGCCCTGCTCGGCAATTTCGCCCACTGCATCGATCTGACCCGGGCGGCGCTGCAAGCGTTGGAAAAGGAGCGCCGCATTTGA
- a CDS encoding VCBS repeat-containing protein has product MLRSRRNIVLFLMAIFVLPAAAADQSAGDFHWKKHTINADSHFEAAGIGDMNNDAKKDIVSGEYWYEAPAWKPHKIAELEPIDTYYNDFADEIQDVDGDGDLDIVCVTYFSKEVFWRENPGAKDAIWATHTIDTPGNMETGFLFDVNGDGLEDVFPDLAQEVVWYEKRPAKEGAPYFTKRFASKNGGGHGHGVGDVNGDGVTDIVAPGGWLEGKKNGAEMAWTWRPEFQLGTASFPILVKDVDGDGLNDIVWGLGHDYGLYWLQQGKKDGERTWTKHLIDKSWSQPHYIWIGDLKGDGSWQLVTGKRYYAHNGHDPGANDPRCIYVYTFDPKKDEWKRHVVEENGNAGFGLNPAIGDIDGDGDIDLVCPGKSGLYLFEQVK; this is encoded by the coding sequence ATGCTTCGCAGCCGAAGAAATATCGTTCTCTTTTTGATGGCCATTTTTGTCCTTCCCGCCGCCGCAGCGGATCAATCCGCGGGGGATTTCCATTGGAAAAAACATACGATCAACGCCGATTCCCATTTCGAAGCGGCGGGAATCGGGGATATGAACAACGATGCCAAGAAAGACATTGTCAGCGGGGAATATTGGTACGAAGCCCCCGCCTGGAAGCCGCATAAAATCGCCGAGCTGGAGCCTATCGATACGTACTACAACGACTTCGCTGACGAAATACAAGACGTAGATGGCGATGGGGATTTGGATATCGTTTGCGTGACGTATTTCAGCAAGGAAGTTTTCTGGCGCGAGAATCCCGGCGCCAAGGATGCGATTTGGGCTACGCACACGATAGATACTCCAGGCAACATGGAGACGGGCTTTCTCTTCGACGTGAATGGCGACGGCCTGGAAGACGTATTTCCCGATCTGGCTCAAGAAGTCGTTTGGTACGAAAAACGCCCGGCCAAAGAAGGGGCGCCCTACTTTACGAAGCGTTTCGCGAGCAAGAACGGTGGAGGCCACGGCCACGGCGTGGGCGACGTCAACGGCGACGGCGTTACCGACATCGTCGCTCCCGGCGGCTGGTTGGAAGGCAAAAAGAACGGCGCGGAAATGGCTTGGACATGGCGCCCCGAATTTCAACTGGGGACGGCCAGCTTTCCCATTCTCGTTAAAGACGTAGACGGCGACGGCTTGAACGACATCGTTTGGGGCTTGGGTCACGATTACGGGCTATATTGGCTGCAACAGGGCAAGAAGGACGGCGAGCGAACCTGGACGAAGCATTTGATCGATAAGAGCTGGTCGCAGCCCCATTACATCTGGATCGGCGATTTGAAAGGGGACGGTTCCTGGCAATTGGTTACGGGCAAGCGCTACTATGCGCACAACGGCCACGATCCCGGCGCCAACGATCCCCGCTGCATCTATGTTTATACGTTCGATCCGAAAAAGGACGAATGGAAGCGCCATGTTGTCGAGGAAAACGGCAATGCGGGCTTCGGCCTCAATCCCGCCATCGGCGACATCGACGGCGACGGCGATATCGACCTGGTTTGTCCGGGCAAAAGCGGCCTCTATCTGTTCGAACAAGTGAAATAA
- a CDS encoding secretin N-terminal domain-containing protein produces MNYRIKTILTIVLIVLGAIALPSRVLSQDASAGENANTEAAAQAKPADDNNPKASGGLGNLFATALQDMLKKGKMFVPNGESATPSEPGKPGEPEKFKLNFNNAPVDQILKFLSDMKKKVVLKSDQVQGNYTIMNPNEVTQEEAMNIIDAAFGLKGTTYIETDQMILILPIADAKKMGVDVKVGTGDQDSSARVTSTVIDLKYASPSQLKESLAPLMPENANVIADDRTGSIIITDTAANTARLEKIIRQLDKEGALEGVAIRVFKLRYLNASEMSRSLNDLLENIVVSKMTGGNRQDRRRNANVEVIGDRSTNSLIISAPQEAIQEVSDFIEKLDVSATAEILNETFTMKNGNATEIAQGLNQMLQSRSSQNYRPTVVADQRSNTVIISAYPEDVKTIKDILVTLDAKKSYDKITRVYPLEHADAIILSGMLKQLIGEGDSSSNRGGYYYDYYYSYSRRGRGGEEDQIKIIEDQRLNALIITARPSDFDMIEDLIKQLDQPLPESKEEPRVYPIKYARASDLAYIINELFSDQQSGGGFFFFYQQQQSLTGLSGKVKVIADTTTNSIVVIAGTPRAFDVVEKLIKQLDQKNPEYGTTKVFPLKNAEAEYMSQQLTSLFEEQRGGNQRNQGFYWFMNQSSANQNQQISNLIGNVRIVAETRTNSLLVTTNSQYFEPIGELINELDQDIAQMLIEILIVEISDIKNNELGIKWADNLPINVEANLETPISALNLDRVAVLSSANYSAVLNMLAHDEKTNVVARPNILTKDNQSAYVEVINEVPVLGGSTISNNLSQQSIEFKQPGLKLSVKPRINSATTVTINVNLETGQVLVDRYSLKVGDTIIPAFAKRVITTVLTIDNEETAVLSGVLDTSYSDIDKGIPGLKSVPILGYLFKSKSKRKSNTELLTFITPFILQTPEDRQRILRRQSERMERYGDFMKQLNNLNVEVGIKPN; encoded by the coding sequence ATGAACTACCGAATAAAAACAATCCTAACGATCGTTCTCATCGTCCTGGGAGCGATCGCTCTGCCTTCGAGAGTCTTGTCCCAAGACGCTTCGGCGGGTGAAAACGCCAATACCGAAGCGGCGGCGCAGGCCAAGCCCGCGGATGACAATAATCCAAAGGCTTCGGGAGGTTTGGGCAATCTGTTCGCCACAGCGCTGCAGGATATGCTCAAAAAGGGAAAGATGTTCGTCCCCAACGGCGAGTCGGCGACGCCGTCAGAGCCGGGCAAGCCGGGAGAGCCGGAGAAGTTCAAACTTAATTTTAATAACGCTCCTGTAGATCAAATCTTGAAATTTCTGAGCGATATGAAAAAGAAAGTCGTTCTCAAGAGCGATCAGGTGCAGGGCAACTATACCATTATGAATCCCAACGAAGTGACTCAGGAAGAGGCGATGAACATCATCGACGCCGCCTTCGGCCTCAAGGGGACGACGTATATCGAAACCGATCAGATGATTCTGATACTGCCAATTGCAGACGCCAAAAAAATGGGCGTGGACGTAAAAGTCGGAACTGGAGATCAGGACTCCAGCGCCCGCGTTACCAGCACGGTCATCGATCTGAAATACGCTTCTCCTTCCCAACTCAAAGAATCCCTCGCGCCGTTGATGCCGGAAAACGCCAATGTCATCGCCGACGACCGCACCGGCTCGATCATCATCACGGATACGGCGGCCAACACCGCCCGACTGGAGAAAATCATCCGCCAGTTGGATAAAGAAGGGGCCTTGGAAGGCGTGGCGATCCGAGTATTCAAGCTGCGCTACCTGAACGCATCGGAAATGTCGAGAAGCCTGAACGATCTGTTGGAAAACATAGTGGTTTCCAAAATGACTGGCGGCAACCGGCAAGACCGGCGCCGCAACGCCAACGTGGAAGTCATTGGCGATCGTTCCACCAACTCCCTCATCATTTCCGCTCCTCAAGAAGCGATTCAGGAAGTATCCGACTTCATCGAGAAATTAGACGTCAGCGCCACGGCGGAAATACTCAACGAAACCTTCACGATGAAAAACGGCAACGCGACGGAAATCGCGCAGGGCTTGAATCAGATGCTGCAATCGCGTTCGTCGCAGAATTACCGTCCGACGGTAGTGGCGGATCAACGCTCTAATACCGTAATCATTTCCGCCTATCCCGAAGACGTGAAAACCATCAAAGATATCCTCGTAACGCTGGACGCCAAGAAAAGTTACGACAAGATCACCCGCGTTTATCCCCTAGAGCACGCCGACGCCATTATCCTCAGCGGGATGTTGAAACAGTTAATTGGAGAAGGCGATTCTTCTTCAAACCGCGGCGGGTATTATTACGATTACTATTACAGCTACAGCCGCCGGGGACGAGGCGGAGAAGAGGATCAAATCAAAATCATCGAGGATCAGCGGTTGAACGCTCTCATCATCACCGCCCGGCCGTCCGATTTCGACATGATCGAAGATTTGATCAAACAACTCGATCAACCCTTGCCCGAATCCAAGGAAGAGCCTCGCGTCTATCCCATTAAATACGCCAGAGCTTCGGATCTGGCCTATATCATCAACGAACTTTTCAGCGACCAGCAATCGGGCGGCGGATTTTTCTTTTTCTATCAACAGCAACAATCGTTGACGGGACTTTCCGGCAAAGTAAAGGTCATCGCCGACACGACAACCAATTCCATCGTCGTAATCGCAGGTACGCCGCGCGCCTTCGACGTCGTGGAAAAACTGATCAAACAGTTGGATCAAAAGAATCCCGAATATGGAACCACGAAGGTTTTTCCTCTGAAGAATGCGGAAGCAGAATATATGAGCCAGCAGTTGACGTCTCTTTTCGAAGAACAGCGCGGCGGCAACCAGCGCAACCAGGGCTTCTATTGGTTCATGAATCAATCTTCCGCCAATCAGAACCAGCAAATCAGCAACCTGATCGGCAATGTGCGCATCGTCGCTGAAACCCGCACCAATTCGCTTTTAGTAACCACCAATTCCCAGTATTTCGAACCCATTGGCGAGTTGATTAATGAGTTGGATCAAGACATCGCTCAGATGTTGATCGAAATTCTCATCGTGGAAATTTCGGATATCAAGAACAACGAGCTGGGCATTAAGTGGGCGGACAATCTTCCCATCAACGTAGAAGCGAATTTGGAAACGCCGATCTCCGCGCTCAATCTGGATCGAGTCGCCGTTCTCTCCAGCGCCAATTATTCCGCCGTTCTCAATATGCTGGCGCATGACGAAAAAACCAACGTCGTCGCCCGGCCCAACATCCTGACGAAGGACAATCAAAGCGCCTACGTCGAAGTGATTAATGAGGTTCCCGTTCTTGGCGGATCTACTATATCCAATAATCTCTCCCAGCAAAGCATTGAATTCAAACAGCCGGGATTGAAACTCTCAGTAAAGCCGCGCATTAACAGCGCCACTACCGTTACGATTAACGTCAATCTGGAAACGGGCCAGGTATTAGTCGATCGCTATTCATTAAAAGTGGGGGATACGATCATTCCCGCTTTCGCAAAACGCGTTATTACCACCGTCCTGACTATCGACAACGAAGAGACCGCCGTTCTTTCCGGCGTCCTTGATACGAGCTATTCCGACATCGATAAAGGCATTCCCGGATTGAAAAGCGTTCCCATCTTGGGGTATCTGTTCAAATCGAAATCCAAAAGAAAATCGAATACGGAACTTCTGACCTTCATTACGCCATTCATCCTGCAAACGCCCGAAGACCGCCAACGCATCTTACGGCGGCAAAGCGAACGGATGGAAAGATATGGCGATTTCATGAAGCAATTGAATAACCTCAATGTCGAGGTCGGAATCAAACCCAATTAG